In Flavobacterium okayamense, a single window of DNA contains:
- a CDS encoding single-stranded DNA-binding protein, with amino-acid sequence MKNRVQLIGHVGQEPEIKNLEGGKKLANISIATNEVYYKDNGDKVEKTEWHRVTAWGKTAEIIEKYVTKGKEIAIDGKLTTRNYDDKDGVKRYITEIVANEVLLLK; translated from the coding sequence ATGAAAAACAGAGTACAATTAATCGGACACGTAGGACAAGAACCTGAAATTAAAAATCTTGAAGGAGGAAAAAAACTAGCTAACATTTCTATTGCTACTAATGAAGTGTATTACAAAGACAATGGAGATAAAGTTGAAAAAACAGAATGGCATCGTGTTACAGCTTGGGGAAAGACGGCTGAAATTATAGAAAAGTACGTTACAAAAGGAAAAGAAATTGCTATTGACGGTAAATTAACTACAAGAAATTATGATGATAAAGACGGAGTTAAACGTTACATCACAGAAATTGTTGCAAATGAAGTTTTACTTTTAAAATAA
- a CDS encoding ferritin: protein MLTQRIEESLNDQIRIEAESSQVYLSMAIWAEIQGLEGIAQFMYRQSDEERAHMLKLVKYVNERGGHAQITDLKAPKTKFGTFQEMFDELYKHECFVSNSINELVHITLHEKDYATHNFLQWYVAEQVEEEAQAKTILDKINLIGEDRGGLYLFDRDIQQLSVTSSIATNPQ, encoded by the coding sequence ATGTTAACACAAAGAATAGAAGAATCATTAAACGACCAAATTAGAATTGAAGCGGAATCTTCTCAAGTTTATTTATCAATGGCTATTTGGGCAGAAATTCAAGGTTTAGAAGGAATTGCTCAGTTTATGTATCGCCAATCGGATGAAGAAAGAGCTCACATGCTTAAGTTAGTAAAATATGTAAACGAACGTGGTGGTCATGCTCAAATTACTGATTTAAAAGCACCAAAAACGAAGTTTGGTACGTTTCAAGAAATGTTTGATGAATTATACAAACACGAATGTTTTGTTTCAAATTCAATTAATGAGTTAGTACATATCACACTACACGAAAAAGATTATGCGACGCATAACTTCTTACAATGGTATGTTGCTGAACAAGTTGAAGAAGAGGCGCAAGCCAAAACAATTTTAGATAAAATAAATTTAATTGGAGAAGATCGTGGCGGTCTTTATTTATTTGATCGCGACATCCAACAATTATCTGTAACTAGTTCAATTGCAACAAATCCACAGTAA
- the metG gene encoding methionine--tRNA ligase produces MLENPKRYTITAALPYTNGPIHIGHLAGVYVPADIYARYLRLQGKDVAYICGSDEHGVAISMKAKKEGITPQEVIDKYDGIIRKSFEDFGISFDNYSRTSRKIHHDTASAFFKKLYEDGKFIEETTEQLYDEQADQFLADRFVTGTCPKCGNEEAYGDQCEKCGTSLNATDLINPKSTITGTKPILKATKHWFLPLNEYDAFLKEWILEGHKNDWKANVYGQVKSWVDAGLEPRAVTRDLDWGIDVPVEGAEGKKLYVWFDAPIGYISSTKEWAQREGKDWEPYWKDKDTKLVHFIGKDNIVFHCIIFPAMLKAHGDYILPDNVPANEFLNLEGNKLSTSKNWAVWLHEYLEDFPGKEDALRYALTANAPETKDNDFTWKDFQARNNNELAAIFGNFINRVVVLTNKYYEGIIPAPNEFSEVDEQTLAELKAYPAVISSSIERYRFREALGEMMNVARLGNKYLADEEPWKMVKENPERVKTQMYVALQIASALAVLSGPFLPFTSEKLKQILNISNSELTWNSITETSNLLKAGHQIGQAEILFAQIEDADIQKQLDKLEASKKANKAASMSAEPQKDTATFDDFTKLDLRVGTIIEAEKMPKANKLLVLKVDTGIDVRTIVSGIAEHFSPEEVVGKRVTVLVNLAPRALRGVESAGMILMTNNAEGNLVFVNPDADGVLNGSTIS; encoded by the coding sequence ATGTTAGAAAATCCGAAGAGATATACCATTACAGCAGCATTACCATACACTAACGGACCTATTCATATTGGTCATTTAGCTGGGGTTTATGTTCCTGCTGATATTTACGCACGTTACTTAAGATTACAAGGGAAAGATGTGGCTTACATTTGTGGAAGCGATGAGCATGGAGTGGCGATTTCAATGAAAGCTAAAAAAGAAGGCATCACACCTCAAGAAGTAATTGATAAGTACGACGGAATTATTCGTAAATCTTTTGAAGACTTCGGAATTTCTTTTGATAATTACTCTCGAACATCTCGTAAAATTCATCATGATACGGCTTCAGCTTTTTTCAAAAAGCTATACGAAGACGGAAAATTCATTGAAGAAACTACAGAGCAATTATACGATGAACAAGCCGATCAATTTTTAGCCGATAGATTTGTTACCGGAACTTGCCCAAAATGTGGAAATGAGGAAGCCTACGGTGACCAATGCGAAAAATGTGGCACTTCATTAAATGCAACTGATTTAATCAATCCAAAATCGACAATTACAGGTACAAAACCTATTTTAAAAGCAACGAAACACTGGTTTTTACCTTTAAATGAATATGATGCTTTCTTGAAAGAATGGATTTTAGAAGGTCATAAAAACGATTGGAAAGCAAACGTATACGGTCAAGTTAAATCTTGGGTAGATGCAGGTTTAGAACCAAGAGCAGTAACACGTGATTTAGATTGGGGAATTGATGTTCCTGTTGAAGGTGCAGAAGGCAAAAAATTATACGTTTGGTTCGATGCGCCTATTGGCTACATTTCATCTACTAAAGAATGGGCACAACGAGAAGGAAAAGATTGGGAACCATATTGGAAAGATAAAGACACTAAATTGGTTCATTTTATTGGAAAAGATAACATTGTCTTCCACTGTATTATTTTCCCAGCAATGTTAAAAGCACATGGCGATTATATTTTGCCTGATAATGTTCCTGCAAATGAGTTTTTAAATTTAGAAGGCAATAAATTATCGACATCTAAGAACTGGGCGGTTTGGTTACATGAATATTTAGAAGATTTCCCAGGAAAAGAAGATGCTTTGCGTTATGCGTTAACAGCAAATGCTCCTGAAACAAAAGATAACGATTTCACTTGGAAAGATTTCCAAGCAAGAAACAACAATGAGCTAGCGGCTATCTTTGGAAACTTCATTAATCGAGTTGTAGTATTAACTAATAAATATTACGAAGGAATTATTCCTGCACCAAATGAATTCTCTGAAGTTGACGAACAAACTTTAGCAGAATTAAAAGCCTATCCAGCAGTTATTTCTTCTTCAATTGAAAGATATAGATTTAGAGAAGCATTAGGTGAAATGATGAATGTGGCACGACTAGGAAATAAATATTTGGCTGATGAAGAACCATGGAAAATGGTAAAAGAAAATCCTGAAAGAGTAAAAACACAAATGTATGTCGCGTTACAAATTGCTTCGGCTTTAGCAGTTCTTTCTGGACCATTTTTACCATTTACTTCTGAAAAATTAAAACAAATTCTAAATATTTCGAATAGCGAATTGACTTGGAATTCTATTACAGAAACTAGTAATTTATTAAAAGCTGGTCATCAAATTGGTCAAGCTGAAATTTTATTCGCCCAAATTGAAGATGCAGACATTCAAAAACAATTAGACAAATTAGAAGCCAGTAAAAAAGCAAATAAAGCAGCAAGCATGAGTGCAGAACCACAAAAAGACACAGCAACATTCGACGATTTTACAAAATTAGATTTGCGTGTTGGTACTATTATTGAAGCAGAAAAAATGCCAAAAGCCAACAAACTTTTAGTATTAAAAGTAGATACTGGTATTGATGTCAGAACAATTGTTTCTGGAATTGCTGAACATTTTTCTCCTGAAGAAGTTGTTGGTAAACGTGTAACGGTTTTAGTAAACTTAGCTCCAAGAGCCCTTCGTGGTGTGGAAAGTGCAGGGATGATTTTAATGACAAACAATGCAGAAGGAAATTTAGTTTTTGTAAACCCCGATGCTGATGGAGTTTTAAACGGTTCAACAATTAGTTAG
- a CDS encoding S66 peptidase family protein — MIIPPHLKKGDTVAIVCTARKFFPEDAKPAIELLESWGLKVKLGSTIGKDSCQLGGTDFERAADLQEQINNPNIKAIWCARGGYGTVRIIDSIDFSAMKKHPKWIMGFSDVTVLHSHLNNLRIATLHSIMPFTVPRAPEEVKETLRKALFGEPISYEVPSVSYNRIGEAKGELVGGNISILYSLLGSKSSINTKDKILFIEDLDEYLYHIDRMMYNLKRNGYFDSVKGIIVGSMTDMHDNEIPFGQNAVQIINEITKEYNIPIAFDFPAGHQKDNRTLILGSQVEFEVNNKEVKLRFK, encoded by the coding sequence ATGATTATTCCTCCTCATTTAAAAAAAGGCGACACCGTTGCTATTGTTTGTACCGCTCGTAAATTTTTCCCAGAAGATGCAAAACCTGCTATTGAATTATTAGAATCGTGGGGATTGAAAGTAAAATTAGGAAGTACTATTGGTAAAGACAGTTGCCAGTTAGGCGGAACCGATTTTGAACGTGCTGCTGATTTACAAGAACAAATTAATAATCCTAATATTAAAGCTATTTGGTGTGCGCGTGGTGGATATGGCACGGTAAGAATAATTGATTCTATAGATTTTTCTGCGATGAAAAAACATCCTAAATGGATTATGGGATTTTCAGATGTAACGGTTTTACACAGCCATTTGAATAATTTAAGAATAGCTACATTACACAGTATAATGCCTTTTACGGTTCCAAGAGCGCCAGAAGAAGTAAAAGAAACGTTGCGAAAAGCGTTATTTGGTGAACCAATATCTTATGAAGTCCCATCGGTTTCATATAACAGAATTGGAGAAGCGAAAGGAGAATTAGTCGGCGGGAATATTTCTATTTTATACAGTTTATTAGGTTCAAAATCATCGATTAATACTAAAGATAAAATTCTGTTTATTGAAGATTTAGACGAATATCTATATCACATCGATAGAATGATGTATAATTTAAAACGTAATGGATATTTTGATAGTGTTAAAGGAATTATTGTAGGAAGTATGACCGATATGCATGATAATGAAATTCCATTTGGACAAAATGCAGTTCAAATTATAAATGAGATTACAAAGGAATACAACATTCCAATTGCATTCGATTTTCCTGCCGGACATCAAAAAGACAATCGTACTTTAATTTTAGGAAGTCAAGTTGAATTTGAAGTAAATAATAAAGAAGTAAAACTTCGTTTTAAATAA
- a CDS encoding YraN family protein produces MAEHNELGKLGEELAVEFLKSDGYEILETNWRFDKAEIDIIAQKDNILAIVEVKTRSSIEFGLPQDFVKPKKIQLLVKAVNEYVEKNDLDVEIRFDIVAITKIQSKYNIEHIEEAFYYF; encoded by the coding sequence ATGGCAGAACATAACGAGTTAGGAAAATTAGGTGAAGAGCTGGCCGTTGAATTTCTAAAAAGTGATGGATATGAAATTTTAGAAACCAATTGGCGATTCGATAAAGCCGAAATTGATATTATTGCTCAAAAAGATAATATCCTTGCGATTGTTGAAGTAAAAACTCGATCGAGCATTGAATTTGGACTACCACAAGACTTTGTGAAACCTAAAAAAATTCAACTTTTAGTAAAAGCTGTAAATGAATATGTTGAAAAAAACGACTTAGATGTAGAGATTCGTTTTGATATTGTTGCAATAACAAAGATTCAATCAAAATATAACATTGAGCATATTGAAGAAGCGTTTTATTATTTTTAA
- a CDS encoding aspartate kinase, whose translation MKTISSVVEQYIKHKPFLLNSISQGIINLTSLARIMMPEIEKELGKEVKQGAVVMALKRLSEELDFRINHKLIRVLKNIGEITVRSSLVDYAFVVSETLLENQARLIAEINKNKELFYTSSRGVNESNIIVSSAVSNALEEIFKNEKRTHKVENLSSITVKLPQVNVTTPGVFYYIFQRLAWEGVIIHEVISTTNEFTVIVHDNQIDSAFKIIKDLKNVNEE comes from the coding sequence ATGAAAACAATTTCTTCGGTAGTAGAGCAATATATCAAGCACAAGCCGTTTTTATTAAATTCAATTTCGCAAGGAATTATTAATCTTACTTCATTAGCACGTATAATGATGCCAGAAATTGAAAAAGAACTAGGAAAAGAAGTTAAGCAAGGAGCTGTTGTAATGGCTCTAAAAAGACTTTCAGAAGAGTTAGATTTTCGAATTAATCACAAATTAATCAGAGTTTTAAAAAACATTGGAGAAATAACAGTTCGTTCTTCATTGGTAGATTATGCTTTTGTTGTTTCTGAAACTTTGTTAGAAAATCAGGCAAGACTTATTGCTGAAATTAATAAAAACAAAGAATTGTTTTATACTTCTTCAAGAGGTGTTAATGAATCAAATATTATTGTAAGTTCTGCTGTTTCAAATGCTTTAGAGGAAATTTTTAAAAATGAAAAAAGAACTCATAAAGTAGAAAATCTTTCTTCAATTACGGTTAAATTACCTCAAGTTAATGTAACCACACCAGGAGTTTTTTATTATATATTTCAACGTCTAGCTTGGGAAGGAGTAATTATTCATGAAGTAATTTCAACTACAAATGAATTTACGGTAATTGTTCATGATAATCAAATAGATTCGGCTTTCAAAATTATTAAAGATTTGAAAAACGTTAACGAAGAATAA
- a CDS encoding tetratricopeptide repeat protein, whose translation MKSSIHKYILGAFLVSLVFACSVKKDRFINRNLHAVSTEYNILYNGNIALDAGLEEVKSTFQDNFWDVLTVERMPKKDENILPGQSKNSNFEKAEEKAVKAIQKHSMNIDGTERNPQIDEAYLLLGKARYFDNRFIPALESFNYILYKYPKSDKIYHAKVWREKVNIRLDNNEVAIKNLKQLLKSQNIEGQDLADANAMLAQAFINIEVLDTAVASLKIAKEETKNKEEQARYTFILGQIYEKMNYQDSAFAAFQEVIDMKRKSPRRYVIQAHAKQALQFDYEKGDTIAFLEKFNKLIEDRENRPYLDIIYHQMGIFYDNFEKDSIAESYYNKSNRRFSQDTYLTASNYRNIGEIHFKNADYKVAGMYYDSTLLKMNERTREYRKIKKKRENLIDVIKYEDIAKQNDSILSLVAMNEGDRKIFFEKYIEKLKKEDELKAKLAAEKDAKDQQDNMPGKPKFNPNPDPINISGGNLPPIGMNSQSTFYFYNPTTVAYGIKEFQKKWGNRKPGSNWRQSKAKEDFLSDDYTNEDFVEVENDSVKEINPAYTVAFYTEQLPKEKKEIDSISKERNNAYYELGLLYKEKFKEYALSANRFEKLLTFNPEERLILPTKYYLYKDYEVIDPDKAKLLKAEILANYPDSRYAQIILNPKEAELDSENPEAVFKNIYNQLEKGQIREAYAQINERVEMYFGDEILPKMELLRAKVIARTNGLEAYKKALNEIAVAYQNISEGKQAQELLNKDIPVLESIAFSDEDKLSWKILFPKTFEIGKTNEKLVEKLAKYVKDSHNDDLKLSVDFYNLDNDFIVLHGFKSKETAQAVLLYLKENKEYKVKDEAFVISSDNYRVVQVKKQFQEWLNIQ comes from the coding sequence TTGAAGAGTTCAATACATAAATATATTTTAGGAGCTTTTTTAGTATCCCTAGTATTTGCGTGTTCAGTTAAAAAAGATAGATTTATCAATCGTAATTTACACGCTGTATCTACCGAATACAATATTCTATACAATGGAAATATTGCACTAGATGCTGGATTAGAGGAAGTAAAATCAACCTTTCAAGATAATTTTTGGGATGTTCTTACAGTTGAAAGAATGCCAAAAAAAGACGAGAATATACTTCCTGGACAAAGTAAGAACTCAAATTTTGAAAAGGCCGAAGAAAAAGCGGTTAAAGCTATCCAAAAGCATTCCATGAATATCGATGGAACAGAAAGAAATCCGCAAATTGACGAGGCTTATCTGTTACTAGGAAAAGCACGCTATTTTGATAACAGATTTATTCCTGCTTTAGAATCGTTTAACTACATTTTATATAAATATCCTAAAAGTGATAAAATTTATCATGCTAAAGTATGGCGTGAAAAAGTGAATATTCGTTTAGATAATAATGAAGTAGCTATTAAAAATTTGAAGCAGCTTTTAAAAAGTCAAAACATTGAAGGTCAGGATTTAGCCGATGCAAATGCTATGTTAGCTCAAGCATTCATCAACATTGAAGTTTTAGATACTGCAGTAGCATCACTTAAAATTGCTAAAGAGGAAACTAAAAATAAAGAAGAACAAGCAAGATATACTTTTATTTTAGGGCAGATTTACGAAAAAATGAATTACCAAGATAGTGCTTTCGCAGCTTTTCAAGAAGTAATTGATATGAAACGTAAATCACCACGTCGTTATGTAATTCAAGCACATGCAAAGCAAGCATTGCAGTTTGATTATGAAAAAGGCGATACTATTGCTTTCCTAGAGAAATTCAACAAACTTATTGAAGATAGAGAAAACAGACCATATTTGGATATTATTTATCATCAAATGGGTATTTTTTATGATAATTTTGAAAAAGACTCAATAGCTGAAAGTTATTATAATAAATCGAATAGAAGGTTTTCTCAAGATACATATTTAACAGCTTCAAACTACAGAAATATAGGAGAAATTCATTTTAAAAATGCCGATTATAAAGTGGCGGGAATGTACTATGATAGTACATTATTAAAAATGAATGAAAGAACAAGAGAATATCGAAAAATCAAGAAGAAGAGAGAAAATTTAATTGATGTAATTAAATACGAAGATATTGCAAAACAAAATGATAGTATTTTATCACTTGTAGCAATGAATGAAGGCGATCGAAAAATTTTCTTTGAAAAATATATCGAAAAACTAAAAAAAGAGGATGAGTTGAAGGCAAAATTAGCGGCTGAAAAAGATGCTAAAGACCAACAAGACAATATGCCTGGCAAGCCTAAATTCAATCCTAATCCTGATCCAATAAATATTTCAGGAGGAAATTTACCGCCCATTGGAATGAATAGCCAGTCTACGTTTTATTTTTACAACCCTACTACTGTTGCGTATGGTATAAAGGAATTTCAAAAGAAATGGGGAAATAGAAAACCTGGAAGCAATTGGAGGCAATCAAAAGCGAAAGAAGATTTTCTTTCAGATGATTACACAAATGAAGATTTTGTTGAAGTTGAGAATGATAGTGTAAAAGAAATAAATCCGGCATATACAGTTGCTTTTTACACAGAACAATTACCAAAAGAGAAAAAAGAAATTGATAGTATATCTAAAGAAAGAAACAATGCATATTATGAGTTAGGACTTTTATACAAAGAAAAGTTTAAAGAGTATGCGCTTTCAGCCAATCGCTTCGAAAAATTATTAACCTTTAATCCTGAAGAGCGACTAATTTTACCAACAAAATATTACCTATACAAAGACTATGAAGTGATTGATCCAGATAAGGCCAAATTACTCAAAGCAGAAATATTAGCAAATTATCCTGATAGTAGATATGCGCAAATAATTTTAAATCCAAAAGAAGCAGAGCTAGATAGTGAAAATCCTGAAGCAGTTTTTAAAAATATTTACAATCAACTTGAAAAAGGACAAATTAGAGAAGCATATGCTCAAATAAACGAGCGTGTTGAGATGTATTTTGGCGATGAAATTTTACCTAAAATGGAATTGCTTAGAGCTAAAGTTATAGCAAGGACAAATGGTTTGGAAGCGTACAAAAAGGCGTTAAATGAAATTGCTGTAGCATATCAAAATATTTCTGAAGGAAAACAAGCTCAAGAACTACTTAATAAAGATATTCCTGTGTTAGAAAGCATAGCTTTTTCCGATGAAGACAAATTAAGCTGGAAAATTTTATTTCCAAAGACATTTGAAATTGGAAAAACAAATGAAAAATTAGTAGAAAAATTAGCAAAATATGTAAAAGATAGCCATAATGACGATTTGAAATTATCAGTTGATTTTTATAATCTAGATAATGATTTTATTGTTTTACATGGATTTAAATCTAAAGAAACGGCCCAAGCTGTTTTACTATATTTAAAGGAAAATAAAGAATATAAAGTTAAAGATGAAGCATTTGTGATTTCATCAGATAACTATAGAGTTGTTCAAGTAAAGAAACAGTTTCAAGAATGGCTTAATATTCAGTAA
- a CDS encoding bactofilin family protein, with translation MINKAKAKESPLGKTNRIVEGTLIKGEIESKADFRLDGTLIGNYNSTGKLVIGPTGEVQGDVKCKSVDIEGKFSGKMEAVDLLSVRATAHIKGDVVVGKLAVEPGAIFEATCVMKSNLKTLSNEQSEKTA, from the coding sequence ATGATTAACAAAGCAAAAGCAAAAGAAAGTCCGTTAGGCAAAACAAATCGTATTGTTGAAGGAACCCTAATTAAAGGAGAGATTGAATCAAAAGCAGATTTCCGATTGGATGGTACTTTAATAGGTAATTATAATTCTACAGGAAAGCTTGTTATTGGCCCAACAGGTGAAGTGCAAGGTGATGTCAAATGCAAAAGTGTTGATATTGAAGGTAAATTTTCTGGCAAGATGGAAGCGGTAGACTTGTTGAGTGTTCGTGCAACGGCACACATTAAAGGAGATGTAGTTGTTGGAAAACTTGCAGTGGAACCAGGAGCAATCTTTGAAGCTACGTGTGTTATGAAAAGTAATTTGAAAACACTTAGTAATGAACAATCCGAAAAAACAGCCTAA
- a CDS encoding AtpZ/AtpI family protein: MNNPKKQPNNKWLQLITIPFQMGFVIFIFNYFGQYLDEKNNSDNYVKILTLVGVFLSLYYVIKQVIQLSKDK, from the coding sequence ATGAACAATCCGAAAAAACAGCCTAATAATAAATGGCTTCAATTAATAACAATCCCATTTCAAATGGGATTTGTTATTTTTATATTTAATTATTTTGGACAATATTTAGATGAAAAAAACAATTCAGATAATTATGTAAAAATACTTACCCTTGTTGGTGTTTTTCTTTCTCTATATTATGTTATAAAACAAGTAATCCAGCTAAGCAAAGACAAATGA
- the atpB gene encoding F0F1 ATP synthase subunit A → MVIFRKPLQLVLVFALAILPLLSFANDEIHQDATTEETHGEHVDESQDKKAKVNAFIEHHLQDSHDFVFFSDEKENKHYGFSLPVILWDNGLKIFSSSKLHHGETVAEVDGDYYKLYHGKIYKTDAEGTISYDDDHHPTNVKPLDFSITKNVVSMLFTSVLLLIMFVGLARSYKKGPIPTGFGRILEPLVIFIRDEIAIPNIGEKKYRKFMGFLLTVFFFIWVLNLLGMTPLGINVTGNIAITVCLAMFTYVITQFSANKDYWGHIFWMPGVPLPMKIILAPIELLGTLTKPFALLIRLYANITAGHVVIMSLIAMIFVGQNLAADMSISLALTLFISVIEILVAFLQAFIFTMLSSLFIGMAVQDHHHDEHHSEDMLGDHDNAVI, encoded by the coding sequence ATGGTAATTTTTAGAAAACCACTTCAATTAGTATTAGTATTCGCATTAGCGATTTTACCTCTTTTAAGTTTTGCAAATGATGAAATTCATCAAGATGCAACTACAGAAGAAACTCACGGTGAACATGTAGATGAATCTCAGGATAAAAAAGCTAAAGTAAATGCTTTTATTGAGCATCACTTGCAGGATTCTCATGATTTTGTATTTTTTTCTGATGAAAAAGAAAATAAGCATTATGGATTTTCATTACCTGTAATTCTTTGGGATAATGGATTGAAGATTTTTTCTTCTTCAAAATTACATCATGGAGAAACAGTGGCTGAAGTTGATGGTGACTATTACAAGTTATACCATGGGAAAATCTACAAAACGGATGCTGAAGGAACAATTTCTTACGATGATGATCATCATCCTACAAATGTTAAGCCTCTAGACTTTTCAATTACAAAGAATGTGGTTTCAATGTTATTTACATCGGTATTGTTATTGATTATGTTTGTTGGATTAGCTAGATCCTATAAAAAAGGACCAATACCAACTGGATTTGGTAGAATTTTAGAGCCATTAGTGATTTTCATTAGAGATGAAATTGCAATACCTAATATTGGTGAGAAAAAATATAGAAAATTCATGGGCTTCTTGCTAACGGTGTTTTTCTTTATTTGGGTGTTGAATTTATTAGGGATGACTCCACTAGGAATTAATGTGACAGGAAATATTGCTATAACAGTTTGTTTAGCAATGTTTACTTATGTAATTACTCAATTTAGTGCGAACAAAGATTATTGGGGGCATATTTTCTGGATGCCAGGTGTGCCTCTTCCAATGAAGATTATTTTGGCGCCGATTGAGTTGCTAGGTACATTAACAAAGCCGTTCGCTTTATTAATTCGTTTATATGCAAATATTACTGCTGGTCACGTAGTTATCATGAGTTTAATTGCTATGATTTTTGTGGGGCAAAATTTAGCAGCAGATATGTCAATTTCATTAGCTTTAACTTTGTTTATTTCTGTGATTGAGATTTTAGTTGCATTTTTACAAGCATTTATCTTTACAATGTTATCGTCTTTATTTATTGGAATGGCAGTTCAAGACCACCACCATGACGAACATCATTCGGAAGATATGTTAGGTGATCATGACAATGCTGTAATTTAA
- the atpE gene encoding ATP synthase F0 subunit C has translation MNIPMLVGAGLVVIGAGLGLGKIGGSAMDAIARQPEAAGKIQTAMIIIAALLEGLAFAALILGKA, from the coding sequence ATGAACATTCCAATGTTAGTAGGTGCAGGTTTAGTAGTAATCGGTGCTGGTTTAGGTTTAGGTAAAATCGGTGGTTCAGCAATGGATGCTATTGCTCGTCAACCAGAAGCTGCTGGAAAAATCCAAACAGCGATGATTATTATCGCGGCTTTATTAGAAGGTTTAGCATTCGCTGCTTTAATCTTAGGAAAAGCTTAA
- a CDS encoding F0F1 ATP synthase subunit B translates to MDKLINDFSFGLFFWQALILLILIVLLVKFAWKPIMSAITEREEGIQKALLAAENAKKDMQNLQADNEKLLAEARAERDNMLKEAREMKDKMVADARAEAQVQGEKMIAQAKATIDSEKNAAMAELKSHVSTLSIEIAEKLLKEELANKEAQSKLVEKMLGDAKLN, encoded by the coding sequence ATGGATAAGTTAATTAACGATTTTTCATTTGGACTGTTTTTTTGGCAAGCATTAATTTTATTAATACTTATTGTTTTATTAGTAAAATTTGCATGGAAACCTATCATGAGTGCCATTACTGAGCGTGAAGAAGGTATTCAAAAGGCTTTATTAGCAGCTGAAAATGCTAAAAAAGACATGCAAAACTTACAAGCGGATAACGAAAAATTATTAGCTGAAGCTAGAGCAGAGCGTGATAACATGCTTAAAGAAGCTCGTGAAATGAAAGACAAAATGGTTGCAGACGCAAGAGCTGAAGCTCAAGTTCAAGGTGAGAAAATGATTGCTCAAGCAAAAGCTACTATCGATAGTGAGAAAAACGCAGCTATGGCAGAATTAAAATCTCATGTATCTACGCTTTCAATTGAAATTGCAGAAAAATTATTAAAAGAAGAATTAGCTAACAAAGAAGCTCAATCTAAATTAGTTGAGAAAATGTTAGGTGATGCTAAATTAAATTAA
- the atpH gene encoding ATP synthase F1 subunit delta produces MAESRAAIRYAKAILDIAQANNNADKVLADMNSVTASVKESKELKDFLDNPVVNGQTKFAALSEIFASVQNETKGLFQLLLANKRFEILPSIAKQFVSLYNQANGIESAVVTTAVPLTSDLEVKVLAKIKEFSNKQVTLTNVVDPSIIGGFVLRMGDKQYNASVANRLQQLKREFSNN; encoded by the coding sequence ATGGCAGAAAGTAGAGCCGCTATTCGTTACGCAAAAGCTATACTTGATATTGCTCAAGCAAACAACAATGCTGATAAAGTATTAGCTGATATGAATTCAGTTACTGCTTCAGTTAAGGAATCAAAAGAGTTAAAAGACTTCTTAGATAATCCTGTTGTAAATGGACAAACAAAATTTGCAGCGTTGTCTGAAATTTTCGCATCTGTTCAAAACGAAACTAAAGGATTATTTCAATTACTTTTAGCAAATAAAAGATTTGAAATTTTACCTTCAATTGCAAAACAATTTGTTTCGTTATACAATCAAGCAAACGGAATTGAATCAGCAGTTGTTACAACGGCTGTACCGCTAACTTCTGATTTAGAAGTTAAAGTTTTAGCGAAAATTAAAGAGTTTTCAAACAAACAAGTTACGCTTACAAATGTGGTTGATCCTTCTATTATTGGAGGTTTTGTACTTCGTATGGGTGACAAACAATATAATGCATCTGTTGCTAACAGATTACAACAATTAAAAAGAGAATTTAGTAATAATTAA